The Solidesulfovibrio sp. genomic interval CGCGCCGCAGCAGCCCATGCCGCCGCCGACCATGAGAATGTCAACGTCCTTTTCAATCAGTTCCGGCTCGGCAAGGGCAACGCCTTTGGGCTCGTCCTTCACGGGAATCGTCGGCATAATAGAGTTCCTCCGTAGGGTGGATGGATGGCGATCGGGTTAGATTCCGAAACTATTTGCAGAAGCCGTCGAGCCAGCACTGCACGGTGTCCGCGCCGGTGACCTCGAACTTCTTGCCCAGGGCTTCCTTGGGGGTGGCCAGGGAGGTCTCGGTGAACAGCAGTTCGTCGTCCAGGCTGCCGCCCTCGGGTTTGCCCTCGTAGGGCTTGATCGAACCTTCGGGGGTGGTGCGGATGGGGAACTTGAAGCGCTTGATGTTGCCGTTGCGGAACTTCACGGTCCACATGATGGAATCGGCCGAACGCATGGGGATGGACGTGCCGCCCATGGGAGCGAAGTCGGCGTACGGGCGGGCCGAAATGGCGCCCTGGGGGCAGATCTTCACGCAGGAGTAGCATTCCCAGCAAGCGGACGGCTCCTGGTTGAAGGCCTTCATCTCCTGAGGATCCAGAATCATCAGGTCATTGGGGCAAATGTACATGCACGCGGTCTTCTCACCGCCTTTGCATCCGTCACACTTGCTCGGATCCACAAAGGTAGGCATAGTTCGTCCTCCAAACGTTTGAGTTGTTGTACACCCAGCGCCCAATCCATACGAGCTAAACGCCATGACGCGACCGGACATCCGCGCGCCGGACCGGCGACGCCTCGCGTCGCCTTTCCCGGCCTGCCCCCGCGCCGGCGTCGCTTGGTGCCGACACCGAGAACAAGTCGCCGGAGCCAACGGGACGAAATCCGCCCCGGCCCGCCTCTTCGGACGGGCAACGCCCCGGTATCGCTACCGTTTCATACCTGCCAGCGAATAGCTTGTGACCAATTTAACAAGCTGCGCAAGACCCGTCAAGGGGAAAGTTCTTTTTTTCACGTCCCTCGTTTCGCCGCGCAAAACTGGCCTCCCCGCCTTCGCAGGCGGATCACGTCACAGGCAACAGAGACTGGTGGCAACCCTCACCCTAGCAGCCTCCACCACCCCGTGCAAGCCCTTTTCCCCCTTTTCCCCGTTTCCTCGGCCAAACCCCCGCCCCTTGTGACTTTTCAGACGATCGCCCCGGCCGACCCGCCTTGACTCCGTAACGCCCCCGCGATATCCTTGCCTCCTTGCTGAAGGACCTTTCGAGAAACGGAAGACGGTGCGAATCCGTCGCAGACGCGCTGCTGTGTTCGGGGTTTCCCGGCCGGCGTCCACTGGGCCAACCGCCCGGGAAGGACCCGGCCCCCTCCAGACGGCCCGATGGCCGGCCCCGTAAGCCAGAAGACGCCTCGAATCGGTCGGCATCCAGGCCTCGCGACCCGGGCCGGAATGACCAGGAACCGGCCGGCCCCCTGCGCCGCCCGGCCTGCATCCGTGCCCGTTCCCGCTTTGGGGACGGGTTTTTGTTTTGGCCGCCGTGTTCGTTTCGCCGTCCTGCCGACCTCCACCCCAACGCCTCCGGGCCTGACATGGAGTTGTCGCATGCGCACGCACAGCCTGGGTTTCCCCCGCATGGGGCGAAACCGTGAACTCAAAACCGCGCTGGAGGCCCACTGGGCCGGCCGGCTGGACACCGAGGGCCTGCTGGCCGTCGCCGCCGACCTGCGCCGGCGCCACTGGGCGCTCCAGCGCGACGCCGGCATCGACCTCGTGCCGGTGGGCGATTTCTCCCTCTACGACCACATGCTCGACCTGGCCGCGACCTTCGGCGTGGTGCCCGGGCGCTACGGCCACGCCGGCGGCCCCGTCCCCACGGACCTCTATTTCCGCATGGCCCGGGGCGGCCAGGACGCGTGCGGCGACGTCACGGCCATGGAAATGACCAAATGGTTCGACACCAACTACCATTACATCGTGCCGGAATTCGCGGCCGACCAGGCCTTCGCCCTGACCGGCGACGGCATCCGCGCCCAGGCCCGGCAGGCCCGCGACGCCGGTTTCGCGGCCAAGGCCGTGCTGCCCGGCCCCTTCACCTTCCTGCTGCTCGGCAAGTGCGCCGACCCGGCCGCCGATCCTTCGCGCCTCCTGCCGCGCCTGCTGCCCGCCTACCGGGAGCTGCTCGGCGAGCTGGCCGAAACCTGCCCCTGGATCGAACTCGACGAGCCCGTCCTGGCCCAGGACCTGCCCCGGGACCTGGCCGAACCCTTCCGGGCCGCCTACGAAAGCCTCATCGAGGCGGCCGGCCCGGCCAAGCTGCTGCTGGCCACCTACTTCGGCGGCATCGCCCACAACCTGCCCTTCGTGGCCGGGCTGCCCCTGGGCGGCCTGCACATCGACTGCCAGCGCGACCCGACCCAGATCGCCCCCGTGGCCGCCGCCCTGGCCCCGGAAACCGCCCTGTCCCTGGGGCTGGTCGACGGCCGCAACATCTGGCGCGTGGATGCCGCCGCCGCCCTGGCCCGCCTCGACCTGGCCGCCGAGCGGGTCGGGCGCGACCGCATCCTGCTCGCCCCGTCGTGCTCCCTGCTCCACTGTCCGGTGGATCTCGACGACGAGACGGCCCTCGACCCGGCCGTGCGCCACTGGATGGCCTTTGCCGCGCAGAAATGCCGCGAGGTGCGGCTTCTGGCCGACGCGGCCGCCCCCGGCGACCGGACGCGCCCGGAGGTGGCCGCCGGCCTGGCCGAAAACCGGGCCGCCTGGGAGGACCGCCGGCAAAGCCGCCTGGCCAGGGACGAACACGTGCGCCGCCGCGTGGCGGAAATCAGCCCGGACATGTTCCACCGCCCGGCGCCCTATCCCGAGCGGGCGCGGGCCCAGCGCGCCGCGCTTTCCCTGCCGCCCCTGCCCACCACCACCATCGGCTCCTTTCCCCAGACCCCGGAAATCCGCCGCGCCCGCCGCGCCCACAGGGCCGGCGAACTGGGCGACGCCGCCTACGAGGCCTTCCTCAAGGAAACCCTGGCCGACACCGTGGCCCGCCAGGAGGCCCTCGGCCTCGACGTGCTGGTCCACGGCGAGGCCGAGCGGGGCGACATGGTGGAGTATTTCGGCGAACGCCTGTCGGGCTTTTGCTTCACCAAAAACGGCTGGGTGCAAAGCTACGGCTCGCGCTGCGTCAAGCCCCCGGTCCTCCACGGCGACGTCTCGCGCCCCGGTCCCATGACCGTGGCCTGGTCCGCCTTCGCCGCCTCGCTGACGCCAAGGCCCATGAAGGGCATGCTCACCGGCCCGGCCACCATCCTGTGCTGGAGCTTCGTGCGCGACGACCAGCCGCGCGAGGCCACCCGCCGCCAGATCGCCCTGGCCCTGCGCGACGAGGTGGCCGATCTGGAAGCGGCCGGGCTTCGCGTCATCCAGATCGACGAGCCGGCCCTGCGCGAGGGCTTGCCCCTGCGCCGCCGGGACTGGGACCAGGCCATCGCCCTGGCCGTGGACGACTTCCGCCTGACCGCTTCGGTGGCCCGGCCCGAAACGCAGATCCACACCCACATGTGCTACGCCGAGTTCGGCGAGATCGTGCCCGCCATCGCCGCCATGGACGCCGACGTCATCAGCCTGGAGGCCAGCCGCAGCCGCATGGAGCTGCTCTCGGCCTTCGCCGATTACGCCTACCCCAACGAGATCGGACCGGGCCTGTACGACATCCACAGCCCGCGCGTGCCGTCCGTGGAGGAAATGGAGGAACTGCTCCTGCGCGCCGCCGCCGTCATCGACCCGCGAAAACTGTGGGCCAACCCCGACTGCGGGCTCAAGACCCGGGCCTGGCCCGAGACCACCGCCGCCCTGGCCAACCTGGTCGAGGCGGCCAGGCGGGCGCGCCGGCGCCTGGGATTGGCGTAGCCGGAAGGGGGAGGGGAGAAGGAAAGGAGAAAGAAGCCTCCGGCGGCCAGGAGGGGGTGACCCCCTCCTGGACCTCCCCACCCGGGGGAGCGGATCGCGGAAAAAGGCCTTGACAACTTCCCGCCGGCCCGCGTAGCTGTTCCTCCATGCAATCCCTCGCCAACCTGACCGCCGGTTTTTATTTTTGGTTCTGGTTTAGCCACGCCCGTGGTCTGGGAGGGGTGCGGTCGAACTAGAAAACCGCAACGAGCCACTCCAGGGCCGCGGGCATCACGCCGGCGGCCCTTTTTGTTTCCCGACGTCGGCGTCCGCTCCGGGGAGGCCAAACCGCAAGGAGACCGCCATGCTGCTCGGCAAAGCCGTCCGCCTCGAACGCATCTTCAATCGCAACACCCACCGGGCCATCATCGTGCCCATGGACCACGGCGTGACCGTCGGCCCCATCGCCGGACTGATCGACATGCGCGACGCCGTCAACCAGGTGGCCGAAGGCGGCGCCAACGCC includes:
- the aprB gene encoding adenylyl-sulfate reductase subunit beta; the encoded protein is MPTFVDPSKCDGCKGGEKTACMYICPNDLMILDPQEMKAFNQEPSACWECYSCVKICPQGAISARPYADFAPMGGTSIPMRSADSIMWTVKFRNGNIKRFKFPIRTTPEGSIKPYEGKPEGGSLDDELLFTETSLATPKEALGKKFEVTGADTVQCWLDGFCK
- the metE gene encoding 5-methyltetrahydropteroyltriglutamate--homocysteine S-methyltransferase, giving the protein MRTHSLGFPRMGRNRELKTALEAHWAGRLDTEGLLAVAADLRRRHWALQRDAGIDLVPVGDFSLYDHMLDLAATFGVVPGRYGHAGGPVPTDLYFRMARGGQDACGDVTAMEMTKWFDTNYHYIVPEFAADQAFALTGDGIRAQARQARDAGFAAKAVLPGPFTFLLLGKCADPAADPSRLLPRLLPAYRELLGELAETCPWIELDEPVLAQDLPRDLAEPFRAAYESLIEAAGPAKLLLATYFGGIAHNLPFVAGLPLGGLHIDCQRDPTQIAPVAAALAPETALSLGLVDGRNIWRVDAAAALARLDLAAERVGRDRILLAPSCSLLHCPVDLDDETALDPAVRHWMAFAAQKCREVRLLADAAAPGDRTRPEVAAGLAENRAAWEDRRQSRLARDEHVRRRVAEISPDMFHRPAPYPERARAQRAALSLPPLPTTTIGSFPQTPEIRRARRAHRAGELGDAAYEAFLKETLADTVARQEALGLDVLVHGEAERGDMVEYFGERLSGFCFTKNGWVQSYGSRCVKPPVLHGDVSRPGPMTVAWSAFAASLTPRPMKGMLTGPATILCWSFVRDDQPREATRRQIALALRDEVADLEAAGLRVIQIDEPALREGLPLRRRDWDQAIALAVDDFRLTASVARPETQIHTHMCYAEFGEIVPAIAAMDADVISLEASRSRMELLSAFADYAYPNEIGPGLYDIHSPRVPSVEEMEELLLRAAAVIDPRKLWANPDCGLKTRAWPETTAALANLVEAARRARRRLGLA